In Desulfosporosinus youngiae DSM 17734, the genomic stretch AAGGGAATTAGTGTACAAAGGGGATATAACTACAGGGTAACGGCACAACACACAGCATTGAATGGTACTGTAAACGAGAGCGGTCAATCATACTCGGAAAGTATCTATGTTCAATAAGTTTTAAATGCAACCAAACTAGGAACTAAATAATCAAAGCCTTTAGTAACTCTTTTTCAGCACCCTTCGTAAGAAAACGAGATGCGATGCGGCTTTCAGGGGGGCTTATTTTCACTAAAACCTGTGAATCCGCTTAAATCAAGGACTTTTGACTAAGGGTGAATGTCAGTTAGCAAAGGGCTGTCCTGAAAACATTCAAGGTAGCCCCTTGTGAAAGCACAACAAAACAAGCCTGTCCATTTAGATGGGTTTTTTATTTCTGAGAATTCTCATCAGAGACCTTTCTCAAATTTAAGCTATTACCTTTTTTCGCGCAGCAGAGAAACTTTACAACTCGTATTTTCCATGAATTAACCTTCCTTCGCGTGATTCTTTCAGCGTTTGTCTCATTAAAATAATTGCTTCTTACATCAATAAAATGCTTTTTATCTTTCAAAATGTGGTAAATAGCTAGGTGCACACCGTGTGCAACCGCAATTAATGCTCTGTTGCTCCGCGCCTTGCAGCAATTTTACAGTATTTTGCATAATAATAACTGTCCTTATGCCGTATGCGGCTCTAGCATATTCAACGATAGTTGCTTTCAAGAATTTATTTCCTTTACAGATACGTGTACTTTTTTAACGGCACTTTCGTTGCATTGAGGCACAATCCCTGACCATGATTCAAAAATGATCTGCATTTTTTAAACTGCTCCATAACAATTCCGACTTCTGATATAATACGTTCCGCGCTGCGGATGCCTATTCCATGCATTTCATTCAGGGGTTCTATTTGTTCCTTTGCGAATTCTGTTTTTTAAGGACTTCATCGTTCAGTCTTCCGATTTCTGTTCCAAGAAATCCAATATGACGTAGTTGATGCCCCAACATCTGTTGCTGATGGATTCCAATGCTCCCCTTTAAGGCACGCTGTAGTTCAGGAATTTTACTTTTGCCCTTTCCCTTTGCCATCAAGCTTAATTTCTTTTCCTCAGGATCTCCAGGATGGAAAGCTTGACGATCTAATCAGGTCTCCACGGACTTGGTTAGTTCCAATCACCTTACGACCTTATACCGGCTCCTTTATTGTAGTACTGTCAAAACTTTTGATGACAAACCGTTTTCATACGATGTGGCTGATGTTTCATCATGATTGTCTGTCTCATAATGATCTAAAACATGTCAAGAGAGTAAAATTAGCAAGGACTTCTGCTGATTTTACTCTCTCATTTTTTTTATATAGTAAAAAGAGTACCATTTCATATAAATTAAACTGTGAAGACAGCCCTCTTCTTTAGTTAATAGATTGTGCCATCTTTGTAATCTCTTCTTCGGTTATTTCTCCTTTTATTTGTAGTATCAAACCCCTTGATTGCCAATTCAAAGTATTTATACCGTTCTTTCTTATGAATAAGATAGCGGGGCTACCGTTAACTGTTAGATCTTTTATAACAGTATCATCTGTATCATATAATGTTCCACGTGAAGCTCCATTAGAACTAATTTGTTGGCTAAAAACGATTACGCCGTCATTATGATTATATTCGATAGAAATCTGATATACTTCTGCACTTAGAGATGCAATGACAACCTTTCTAGTATTAGCTCCATGGGGGAGATAGCTTGGGGTGGCTAACTTAAAAGGGATCAAGGCTTGCGCCTCAGATAGAGTAACTTCTTTTTCAAAAATATCCCCTATATCCTCTATTTTTGGTACACCAGGGTCGATAGCCGTATAAGTTTCAGTTTTATTTTGTGTTGTTTTTCCAACTATATAATTAAAAAATTTAGCGATCTTCCCCCCTACGGCATTTGCATTGCTAGGATATAAGAAGTTCATAGAACCGATTGAAATGACAATTACAGCAGCCACCACAATTCTAGTTCGATTTGGAGAAGTTTTTCCGATTACTTGATTTTCTTTTAATAGTTTACTTTTAATCTTCTGCCATTGGTCCTCAATATCTGGAACCTCAATATTGGCATCTAAATCTTTTGACAGCTGACTTTTTATTAGTTGGTCAAGTTCTTTTTCAGATAATGCCATTAAGTTTCAACCTCCCATATTTTCATTCATATCCTTATTGATAAGTTTCCTAAATGCTTCCTTTGCCCTATGTAATCGTACTTTCGTATTTGAGAGCTTATTGCCTAGTAAATCCGCTATTTGTTGCACTGTTAAGTCAGCATAATATGTTTGTTGTAAGATAAAAATACCGAAAGTTGCAAATGAAAAATCCAGAAAGTTGCAAGTGGAAATTCCATAGTATTGCAAAATCCATTGCAGGCATTAACCCAAACCTCTATCCTTGTATCTGACCAAAGAATGCAAGGAGGAAAGGAGAATGCTCACAATGGACAAGATACATACTATCAGATTTAGATTTCACGTGAAAGGAGAGAAAATTTCCCAAATTGCACAGGATATGAACCTAGACTGGAAGACCGTACGGAAGTATGTCGATATGACCGACTTCAACGCGCCAGCCCCTAAACCCGCTTCTGAAAAGCTGGTTTGTCCTAAACTAGATCCTTACAAAGCTACCATTAATCGATGGCTTGAGGAAGACAAGCAAGCACCACGCAAACAGCGGCATACTGCCAAAAGAGTCTTTAACCGGCTTAAACAAGAGTTTCCTGATTTTAACTGCTCCTATCGAACCGTCGCCGCCTATTATGCTGTTAAACATCAGGGGTTATTCAGCCAGGCTAAAAAGGGGTATTTGCCCTTAGATCATCGTCCCGGCGAAGCGCAAGTTGATTTCGGGACCGCCGATTTTTACGAAAACGGGACGCGGAGGACCGGGAAATATCTTGAAGTATCGTTTCCTCACAGCAATAAAGGGTATCTGCAGTTGTTTTATGGGGAAAACATGGAATGCCTTCTGGAAGGAATGGATACCATCTTTCGTCACATTGGAGTGGTCCCGGCAGAGGTATGGTTTGACAACACCAAAACCATCGTGACCAAGATCCTTCGGGGCGGCCGTGCTCTCACAGAGCGCTTTGAGCGGTTCCAGGAGCACTATGGCTTTCAGAGTGTGTTCACAAACCCTGGAGAGGGCCAGGAAAAAGGTAATGTAGAAAATAAAGTAGGTTACCATCGGCGCAATCTCCTGGTTCCGATACCCCGTTTCCTTGCGCTGGCTGGTTTCAACCGGCAACTTCTTAAGCAATGCGATGACGATGCAGCCAGAGAGCACTACCGCCATAATGAAACCATCGAAGAGCTATTCAAGGAAGATCTGTTGCACTGTCATCCCCTCCCTAACATTGACTTTGACTTAAGCGGTAAGCAGAGCATCGTCACGAATAATTGGGGGAAATTTTATCGGCATAAAGGTATGCACGAATATTCGGCTTCCCCGAAGCATGCCAACGAAGTGGTCAACTTGAAGCTCACGTCCTCACACATCATTGTCATGGATGAAAATTACCGCGAAATCGTCAGGCACCGCCGACTATACGGTAATACCAAGCAGCAGAGTATGGAGTGGCTCCCCTATCTTAAACAGCTTTCCATCCGTCCACGTGCCTTGAAATATTCCGGTGTCTACGACATGATGCCGCCTTCCCTGAAGCAGTTTCTGGAAAAATGCTCTCATTCAGAAACCGGAAAGGTGCTTAAAGTACTGGCCGAACTTACGGATCGAACCGGCTTTGACAGTGCTCTGAATACAATTAACCAGGCTCTTACTTACGGAGCATCCGATGCGGATAGCCTGCAGAATCTTTACCGCCGCCTTTATGCGGATGTTCCAGAGCTGCCCCCCATGCCGACCGGTCCCCAAATGCCCAACATCGGTCAGATGTCAGCGAACCTCATGGCTTATGATGTCTTTCTGGGAAAAGGGGGTGTCATGAATGCTCGATGATGAGCTCAGAGATTGCTGCAAGAATCTGAAGCTGAGCCGCAATCTAGCGGATATGGCCCAGACAACGCAGGGTAATACCCACCAGGACTATCTGCATCAATTGCTGGTTGCAGAGCTGAAAAACCGCGAACGAGGGCGGACCGAAAAGCTGATTAACAGTGCCGGTTTTTATAGCATCAAAACCTTTGACCGATTCCGCTTTGATGAAATTAATCTCCCCTCCCAATTGACACCTGAAAGTCTGAAGTCCCTTGATTTCATTAGCGAAAAAAAGAACATCATTATGTACGGCAGAACAGGAACAGGAAAAACCATGCTGTCTACTGCACTAGGCGTTGAGGCCTGCCGGAAAGGAATTCCCGTTAAGTTCTACCGAACTGCGGCTTTGGTCAACCAGCTTTCGGAAGCTAAGAAAGGTGAAGTCTTGGGACTGCTGCTGAAAAAGCTGAGAAAAGCCTCTGTCATTATTCTTGATGAATGGGGTTATGTTCCTTATGACCGTATCGGTGCCCAGTTACTCTTTGACTTTCTCTCCGAGATCCACGAACAGAAATCGATTATACTGAACACGAACCTGGAATTTTCACGCTGGGTTAACGTGCTTTATGATGAGCAAATGACGGCTGCCCTGATCGGCAGGCTGATGCATAACTGCTATCTTCTTCTGTTTCCCGGAGAGAACAACCGGTTAAGAGAATCCAGTATCCATGAAATCTACGGCTCAATAGCACCGACTGTTCATAAGGAGGATAACTGACATGATCATAACCCGTAAAATGCTAAATGAGATAGAACAAAACTACAGAAAGTCGTTCCCCCAAGAATTCAAACAATATGTGCTGGTAAACTATGCTGAAGAGCCGTTCCCTTACGAATACAGCGAGCAGGACCTTTATGAGCACATCCGGCGTGATATCCGCGACTATGACCAGGGGAACTTGGACATTGCCGTCAAGAGTCCATCCGAACGCTGGCAGGAAGAGCGTGACTATCTGCAAACTCTCTGTAGAGAGCAATCCTCTAAGATACGCGATCGTGAAGACTATATCCTGGAGCTAGAACACGTGCTTGCGGAGAATGGCCTGGAAACGCCCAGAATGGCAAACCATCGACTGGAGAAAGGAGATGTGTCTTTCTAAACCAAGAAGATAACCAATGATGTTGGTTGGGGTAGAAGTCCACTAATATCCAATTAAAATTTAACCTCAAGATTGATCTGTGGATATTGTGGATACTGTGGATAACTATCCTGACCAAATATGTCTGTTTTAAACTTCAATGTACCCAATTAATGCCTGCAATTCATAGATTATCCTTTAATGGGTATGAAACGGAACTTGCAACTTTGTGGAAAATGGAGTTGCAATACTATGGAAAAATAGTTTGCAACTTTCATGAAAAATGTCTTGCAAAAAACAAGCATAATACTTATATACTAAGATTTCCATATCTTTTTGCTTTAATTTTTTAAGGACATTGCCAACATCCTCTTTTAGTTCTATATCAAATTCCTTACTATCTTGTAGCCTGTTTAAGTGAAATTCCGTAATTGAGGTAATCGTAGTATTGTTTTTATTATTTAGCATTCGTTTTGCTTCATTTAATGCAATTGAAGTTACCCACGAAGCAAATTTATCCTTAGAATTTAATTGATGAAGTTTCTTATAGGCTATCAAAAATGCCTGTTGGACTGCATCCTCGGATATATATTTATCTTTAGTATAAGTATAAACTGTTTGGTAGACTTTTTTATAATGTTGCTTAACAAGGATCTCGAATATATTTAAATTCGCACCGGAAAATGACATTGTCAGCCCTCCTTTGAATGTATAATTCGAGGAATTATTAAATAAATCCTTTAAATGAAGAATAATTAATTAATGTAATTACTTACCATAAGCCACTAGAGTTGCATTAAAATGATTTATCTATGTCAAGACGATAAATGTAGCATATCCACCCAGTAATCTTAACCCTTATTTGGTACATACACGCAAAGACTATTTTCAACACTGAGGAATTTGGCCACCACTTAGGGTGTAGTCCATATCTGCATTTATTGGTTTTGATCTTAAGGAATCTCTGTGCTATAAATTAGGTCATCCAGGTCTCCAGAAAGTACTCGATTCATCGTTTCTTCGTAGACTCGTTCCAAATCTTGTCGCTGACGTCTTTTTGTGGTCTTGCCTTTCTTGTGAAGTTTTTGAACAGAGGAGGTGAAGGGATCATATTACTCAATGATAAACTGATGGCTGAAAGCTGGAGTTATGGAAAACGGAAGGAATACAGGAGAGCGAAGTTGGTACTCCTCAAGGAGGATTATGCTAAGCTTTGCATAATCCTTTTCTTTGCATAAGGCGGAGTTATGTGGATCAAGTGTAAATATTGAAATACACCCCGTCAAGAAATTGAAAGACCTCGAATGAAACGAATGATGGCAATGAGAAGAAGAACACTCGCCGTATGTCTTGATTGCCACGCCAAAATCCACTTGGGTAATATGACAGCAAAAGACTTATAAGCGCTCATGTCGGCTGATAGTTAATCGCTGGCGAGCGGAGTGCACAGGAAACTTGCATGCTCCGTTCTGAGAGGGGCATTTGGAAAAGTACTATTTTAAAATAGTAACTCGTTGGGTGCCTACTCTACTTCAAGTCCGGTTCCGTGAGAAGTTGAGGGTGGGATTCCCCAGCTTGACTCGACTTCCCCACGCCAGCTTTGTAGGCCTTACCGTCCCTACCTGCAATGGGTTCACTCCTCGTAGGCGAAGCTGCCTGGCTTTAAGGTCTGCGGATTGTTCAGGTTATTTTTAGAGGATCTTTTTTAGAGTAATCGTTAACCATCGCATAAATAAGTTGAACGGTTTTTGTAAACAATCATTAGTGTAACTAAAGATATTTACGTTATAATGATACGTATAAATCAATTTAGGTCAAATCAGATTAGGGAGGGAGATCGATTATGAAAGATCTTATTAAAAAGGGATTGTCCCTGGGTTTAGGTTTAGCTGCAGTAAGTAAGGAGCAGATCGAGAAGCTTGTGGATGAATTGGTGAAAAAAGGGGAGGTTTCTGCTTCAGAATCTAAGGACCTTATCAATGAACTGGTAGAGAAGGGGCAAGCGGAACAGAAACAAATGAATGCCCGGATTCATGAGCAGCTGGAAAAAGTACTCAAAGATTTAAACGTGCCAAGCAAAGCGGATTTAGAGCGTTTGGAAAAACGAATTGAAGAGCTGGAGAATAAGCAGTGATCTAAGCAAATGATGGTTGGAACAATTCAAGGGCCTGAATAATCATTCGGGCCCTCTATTGGCAGACTTCAGCGGGTTGTCATCGAGCTGCAAACAATGAACCTTGAATAAAGGGGATAAATTCTTATGATTGGGAAACGAATACGCCATATTAAACGGTATCGGGATGTCGCTAAAGTCTTAGCTCGCCACGGGTTTGGTTTTTTCGTGGAGGAGGTGGGGCTTTTACATATGCTTTCTTTGCCGAAACGGCTTTTTACCCATACGGAAGAGCTGGACCCCATGTCGGTTGGGGAACGGATACGCCTGGTGATTGAGGAACTGGGTCCTACATATATTAAAATCGGACAGATAGCCAGTACCCGGGCGGACATTATCCCGCCGGGGATTCTTAATGAACTGGAAAAGCTCCAGGAAAACGTGCCATCCTTCTCTTTTGAGGAGGTCTCGGAGATTATTGAAGAGGAATTAGGCTCCCCTCTGGAGGAGATTTTTTCTTCCTTTGATGCAAATGTGATGGCTGCAGCCTCGATTGGTCAGGTTCATCGTGCCACATTACGGTCAACAGGAGAGCTGGTTGCGGTTAAGGTGCAGCGCCCTCAGATTAAGGGTATGATAGAAACCGATTTAGAGATCCTCCTGGACTTAGCCGGGTTGGCTGAAAACCGTATGAAACGGATGGAACGGCTGCAATTACGGGATGTTGTAGAGGAGTTTGCCAAGTCCCTTCGCAGCGAACTGGATTATACCATCGAAGGCAGAAATGCGGAGAAAATTGCTAAGCAGTTTAAGAATGATAAGTCGGTTCACATTCCTTCGATTTATTGGGACTATTCGACAAAAAAGGTACTCACAATGGAGTTTGTTGAAGGGTTAAGGCTCAATCAGTTTGAAGCACTTGAAAAGAAAGGGTATGACCATAAGGTATTAGCTGAACAACTTGTTCAAGCGCTCTTCCAGCAGATTTTAATTGAAGGGTTTTTTCATGCTGACCCGCATCCCGGGAATCTATTCATCTTGCAAGGCGGCGTGATTTCCTTTATTGACTTTGGCATGGTGGGAAGACTCACCTTAGATATGAAGCATAATTTTGCCTCCTTAATAATTGCTATGATGCGTCAGGATACAGACCGTATGATAAAAGCGGTCTTGCGCATAGGGATCGTTCCGGAAGATGTCAACCTGCCCAGTTTAGTCAATGATGTTGATGAACTGCGGGAAAAGTACATGGATGTGCCCCTGAGCCGGATGAGCCTGGGTGAGGCGATCAGCGATCTTTTTGAGGTTGCCTTTCGTCATCAGATCCGGATTCCCTCTGATTTCACCATGGTTGCCAAGTGCTTGCTGATTATGGAAGGAATCGTGGAAAAGCTGGATCCTAATCTGAGCATTATGGATATGGCCGAACCCTTTGGAATTCAGCTTTTAAAAGAACGTTTCAGACCAAGAACGATTGCGGGAAGGCTCTGGCATAATGTCTCGGATTATGGTGATCTGTTAGTGGATCTGCCTAAACAAATGAAAGATTTGATGAGGAATCTGGTGCGGGGACGTATCCGCATTGAGGTCAGTGTTCCGGAACTGGATAGTTTCCTGCGGAAATTAGACCGTATTACAAATCAGATATCTTTCAGTATAGTGCTGCTTTCCTTTAGTATTGTTATGGCAGGGATTATTATTGCTTCCGCCTTAGGTCAGCAGCCGATTATGTTTTGGCAGATATCCGTGATCGAGATTGGTGCCGGAATGGCAGGTCTTATGCTGCTCTGGCTGTTTATTTCTATTTTTAAATCAGGGAAGTTTTAGTTGCCCGCTCTTAGGGCAACCTATTCCTGAGGTGAGCAAAAATGACCCGAGAATTTATACCTGCCCGAGTATTTTACGAGCCGGGTGCGCTGGATTATCCCTTAGGAAAAAGCTTAGCTGAGGATTTTCGGCAGATGAAGATACCGCTGAGTCCTGCGACCTCCCATAACCGGATTACAGGAATTCCGGGCAATACCCCGGCGGCTCAGTATCGGGAAGCTAAGCGGACCTTGGTGATCGGGGTACGCCGCGGTGAAAAATTTCAAACCTGTAAACCATCTGCCCATTATCAGCTGCCCTTGGTAACGAGCTGCCCGGGTATGTGTGAATATTGCTATTTAGCCACCACATTAGGGAAAAAACCTTATGTGCGGATTTATGTCAATCTCGAAGAGATCTTAGGTATCGCTTCAGAGCTGATCCGGGAACGGCTTCCTGAGATTACCCAGTTTGAAGGGGCTGCCACTTCTGATCCACTTCCTGTGGAGAGATATTCCGGGGCGTTGAGGCAGGCTATTGAATTTTTTGGCCGGGAGTCCAACGGCCGTTTTCGCTTTGTCACAAAGTACACGGATGTGGATAGTTTGCTTGATGCCAAACATGAAGGGCATACTCGTTTTCGCTTTAGTTTAAATTGTTCCGAAGTCGTGGAGAGGTATGAACATGGGACACCTTCTCCGGAAGAGCGGATTATTGCCGCGGGAAACGTCTTGAAGGCTGGTTATCCGTTGGGTTTTATTTTTGCACCGATTTTTCGATTTGACGGATGGCAGGAAGCGTATCGGCGGCTCATGGAACGTTCAGCCGAAGAATTAACGAAAAGGGCTCCGTCCGGTTGGTCTTCCGAGCAGTTGACCTTGGAATTTATCTCCCATCGCTTTACTTCGAGAGCAAAAACCAATATATTAGGGGTTTTTCCGAACTCTTCTTTACCCATGGAAGAGACTGAGCGTAAGTTTAAGTACGGGCAATTCGGCTACGGAAAATATGTTTACCAACCGGAAGAAATGAAGGAAATGAAGGAGTTTTTCCTGGAGCAGGTTAAGGTTTATTTTCCCTGGGCCCAGGTAGAGTATTTTGTTTAACAGTCAAGCACTATAACGTAAACTTCGATGGGGCCGTGTACTCCGATGGATAAATCCATCTCGATATCCGATGTACGGCTCGGACCGGAAATCATTTCAACGGCTGCGGGAGGAGTTCCTAAGGCCGACACCTCTTCCAGAACTTCGAAGAGGTTATTTCTAATTCTGGCCGCTTCGATGACAGCGAGATGGCGGGGAGGAAGAAGACTTACCGCCCGTCCCCGCTGAGGGCCGCTGGGCATTACCACCGTACCTGACAGGGCTATTCCCCAATCAGAGCTCGTAATGCCAAGCTCTGCATTAGCCGCAGTAAAGTACCGGCCTCGGGAGTCTTCGGCTGATTGAGTATA encodes the following:
- the istB gene encoding IS21-like element helper ATPase IstB, translated to MLDDELRDCCKNLKLSRNLADMAQTTQGNTHQDYLHQLLVAELKNRERGRTEKLINSAGFYSIKTFDRFRFDEINLPSQLTPESLKSLDFISEKKNIIMYGRTGTGKTMLSTALGVEACRKGIPVKFYRTAALVNQLSEAKKGEVLGLLLKKLRKASVIILDEWGYVPYDRIGAQLLFDFLSEIHEQKSIILNTNLEFSRWVNVLYDEQMTAALIGRLMHNCYLLLFPGENNRLRESSIHEIYGSIAPTVHKEDN
- a CDS encoding RNA polymerase sigma factor; this translates as MSFSGANLNIFEILVKQHYKKVYQTVYTYTKDKYISEDAVQQAFLIAYKKLHQLNSKDKFASWVTSIALNEAKRMLNNKNNTTITSITEFHLNRLQDSKEFDIELKEDVGNVLKKLKQKDMEILVYKYYACFLQDIFHESCKLFFHSIATPFSTKLQVPFHTH
- a CDS encoding LutC/YkgG family protein; its protein translation is MSNTHEFIKQLSSKLGRPTPTQTPPPVELSVPQFRLASVEERTSIFLQNWEALGGKGAIVRSADEILQSLKEWFGDEPISWLKNNPQALIAWDKLPPAAESAFSSLDWPLTRYTQSAEDSRGRYFTAANAELGITSSDWGIALSGTVVMPSGPQRGRAVSLLPPRHLAVIEAARIRNNLFEVLEEVSALGTPPAAVEMISGPSRTSDIEMDLSIGVHGPIEVYVIVLDC
- the istA gene encoding IS21 family transposase; amino-acid sequence: MDKIHTIRFRFHVKGEKISQIAQDMNLDWKTVRKYVDMTDFNAPAPKPASEKLVCPKLDPYKATINRWLEEDKQAPRKQRHTAKRVFNRLKQEFPDFNCSYRTVAAYYAVKHQGLFSQAKKGYLPLDHRPGEAQVDFGTADFYENGTRRTGKYLEVSFPHSNKGYLQLFYGENMECLLEGMDTIFRHIGVVPAEVWFDNTKTIVTKILRGGRALTERFERFQEHYGFQSVFTNPGEGQEKGNVENKVGYHRRNLLVPIPRFLALAGFNRQLLKQCDDDAAREHYRHNETIEELFKEDLLHCHPLPNIDFDLSGKQSIVTNNWGKFYRHKGMHEYSASPKHANEVVNLKLTSSHIIVMDENYREIVRHRRLYGNTKQQSMEWLPYLKQLSIRPRALKYSGVYDMMPPSLKQFLEKCSHSETGKVLKVLAELTDRTGFDSALNTINQALTYGASDADSLQNLYRRLYADVPELPPMPTGPQMPNIGQMSANLMAYDVFLGKGGVMNAR
- a CDS encoding phasin family protein, encoding MKDLIKKGLSLGLGLAAVSKEQIEKLVDELVKKGEVSASESKDLINELVEKGQAEQKQMNARIHEQLEKVLKDLNVPSKADLERLEKRIEELENKQ
- a CDS encoding ABC1 kinase family protein, with product MIGKRIRHIKRYRDVAKVLARHGFGFFVEEVGLLHMLSLPKRLFTHTEELDPMSVGERIRLVIEELGPTYIKIGQIASTRADIIPPGILNELEKLQENVPSFSFEEVSEIIEEELGSPLEEIFSSFDANVMAAASIGQVHRATLRSTGELVAVKVQRPQIKGMIETDLEILLDLAGLAENRMKRMERLQLRDVVEEFAKSLRSELDYTIEGRNAEKIAKQFKNDKSVHIPSIYWDYSTKKVLTMEFVEGLRLNQFEALEKKGYDHKVLAEQLVQALFQQILIEGFFHADPHPGNLFILQGGVISFIDFGMVGRLTLDMKHNFASLIIAMMRQDTDRMIKAVLRIGIVPEDVNLPSLVNDVDELREKYMDVPLSRMSLGEAISDLFEVAFRHQIRIPSDFTMVAKCLLIMEGIVEKLDPNLSIMDMAEPFGIQLLKERFRPRTIAGRLWHNVSDYGDLLVDLPKQMKDLMRNLVRGRIRIEVSVPELDSFLRKLDRITNQISFSIVLLSFSIVMAGIIIASALGQQPIMFWQISVIEIGAGMAGLMLLWLFISIFKSGKF
- the splB gene encoding spore photoproduct lyase; this encodes MTREFIPARVFYEPGALDYPLGKSLAEDFRQMKIPLSPATSHNRITGIPGNTPAAQYREAKRTLVIGVRRGEKFQTCKPSAHYQLPLVTSCPGMCEYCYLATTLGKKPYVRIYVNLEEILGIASELIRERLPEITQFEGAATSDPLPVERYSGALRQAIEFFGRESNGRFRFVTKYTDVDSLLDAKHEGHTRFRFSLNCSEVVERYEHGTPSPEERIIAAGNVLKAGYPLGFIFAPIFRFDGWQEAYRRLMERSAEELTKRAPSGWSSEQLTLEFISHRFTSRAKTNILGVFPNSSLPMEETERKFKYGQFGYGKYVYQPEEMKEMKEFFLEQVKVYFPWAQVEYFV
- a CDS encoding DUF4367 domain-containing protein — translated: MALSEKELDQLIKSQLSKDLDANIEVPDIEDQWQKIKSKLLKENQVIGKTSPNRTRIVVAAVIVISIGSMNFLYPSNANAVGGKIAKFFNYIVGKTTQNKTETYTAIDPGVPKIEDIGDIFEKEVTLSEAQALIPFKLATPSYLPHGANTRKVVIASLSAEVYQISIEYNHNDGVIVFSQQISSNGASRGTLYDTDDTVIKDLTVNGSPAILFIRKNGINTLNWQSRGLILQIKGEITEEEITKMAQSIN